Genomic segment of Pasteurella multocida subsp. multocida OH4807:
AGTTATGGCAACAGCCTATTTGTTTTGGTGAAGTGATTGAGGATTTTGAGCTCTATTTAAATATTAATGAATATCAAGCAATGGAGGGTTTTTGGGCATTGGAGCTACGTTATAAACCAACACAGGAGTTGATCTATTTATTAACGTTTGGAAAAGTTGAACAAGCCTTATTAATTGCGGTCATTCAAGGACCTAATTTTGATGGTTCAAAGGATATAGTAAAACAACTGACTAAAAAATGTCATGGTTTGCGTCCTGCATATTTGATGGTAGAAGCCATGAAGGCATTAACGCACACATTTGGTTATCAAAAACTATTAGGTATTCCACACAAGTATCAAAATAAATCGCGTTTAGTACAAAGTAAACGTTATGTGGTGGATTATGATGCGATTTTTGCGGAATCATCAGGTGTGTTAAAAGATTATTGGGAGTTACCAGTCCAATTTAATATCAAAGAAATGGACAGTATTCCAAGTAATAAACGATCAATGTATCGCAAACGTTATGCGATGTTAGAACACTTACAAGATTCAATGAATCGTATTCTACGGAAAGAATAGTGAGGTCGCTTAAAGCGACCTTTAATTTTTTTAATGTGTGGTCTATTTTCTGAATAGTTGGGCATTAACTTGAGATATTAACAGCACCTTGATAACCTAGCTGGCGCCAAGCCTCATAAACAGCAACAGCAACAGAATTAGATAAGTTCATGCTACGGCTATTTGCTGTCATCGGAATTCGAATTTTTTGTTGTGCGGGTAAGTTATTAAGAATATGCATAGGAATACCGCGGCTTTCAGGACCAAACATTAGATAATCACCCACTTCAAATTGTACTTGGCTATGTGCTGGTGTTCCTTTTGTTGTTAAGGCAAAAAGACGTTTAGGTTGTTCTATCTGTAAAAATACATCAAATGTTTTGTGTCGTTTTATCTCAGCAAATTCATGGTAATCTAAGCCTGAGCGACGTAATTTCTTATCATCCCAAGTAAAACCTAATGGCTCAATTAAATGCAAACGAAATCCCGTATTTGCGCATAAACGAATAATATTACCTGTATTTTGTGGGATTTCAGGTTCGTATAACACAATGTCTAACATATCTAATCATTATTAATCAAATAGAAAGACAAAGTTTAGCATAAATTTGGTGGGGACTAAATGTTAGGATGTTATTGTGCTTTATCAGAAAATGCCCAATATAAAATTTGAGCATTTTGGTTTGCTTAGAAGCTCTTACTGACACTTAGATATACGCGGTTTCGGTCGTAACTTGAGAATGGATTATTACTGTCAGTTTTTTGATATGACCATGTGATTTTAGGTGTAATACCTCGCCAGTGAATGCTACGGTGCCAAACAGTAAAATTCAGGCCGTATTCTTTATTTTTCTGCGCAATTTTAAAGAAGCTTGGCGCAAAAATAGCATTTTTAGGGGCAGAAGGCATATGATATGAGCGCTTAGCATAGTTTAATTGTAAACGTGTCGAAATACCTTTTGGCCATTCTTGCCCCCAGCCTAAGCGAACGCCACGACGATCGAAAGCATTAGCTTTCCAATGCGCATTTTTACGGTAAAAATCAGCACCTACAAACCAATATTGTTGGCTGTTTGGGAAATACATAACTGTGTTAGATAAAGAATACAAATTCCCATTCGATTTTTTACGCTCAGGACTTAGGTAGCGCTGTTCACCATATTCAAATTCAGTTGATATTTTCCAATTTTGACTTAGCCAATAACCAAGATCCAATGAGGCGCCCCCTGTTTTAGAATAGCGGTGTAATGTTTTGGCATGTTGTTCAGCATTTTCTCCACCAACGTACCAAAATTGCTCCATATAAGGAATTAATTTTATTTCTGTTTTAGCGTTACGATAGCCACCGCCTAAGCCAACACGTAGTGATAATTCGTCATATTTGTGATTGTTCCAGTAATATTTTCCGTTAAGATCTGTATTAAATTCAGCAAAAAAGCCATTTTTAATCGACCAAGTTTTATTTATACCGAAGAAATAGCTAATACCTTCAGCACTTTCAGGCTCATTCGATGGGGTAAAGCCGCCTACTTTAGTGCCTTTTGGAGGGGCGTTATTAACATTATTTTCACGTAAATAATTTGCGCCACTATAAAAACGCCAACTATCTTGTTCGTGAATTGAATGAATATAGCGATCAATAATTTGTATTAATTGTGGTGGCAAATTTTCTGCACGTAGACGATTAAATTGTTCTTTAGCTGTTTCATATTCGTGGTTGTGCATCAGTGCAATCGCTAATTGTAAGCGTGCAGGTTGTAGCCTTGGTTGTTCAGCAATTAATTCACGATAAAGGCGGATGGATTTTGTTAATTTGCCTTGTTTTTTGGCCAGAATGGCGTTTGCCCACTTCAATAAAAAAGGATCTTTTTCTGGAAGTTTTTCATAAATAGGAAGAAGTATTTCAACGCCACGCATATCATTATTTCTTAAAACAGGGATGAGTGCACGCAATAATAAATCTGGGCGTTGTAGTAGTTGTTCAGCGGTGAGTGAAATATTTGGTGTTTGGGGAGTTTGATCGTGTCTAGATTTATTTGGTAAATGTGACTGAAGTTGCACTTGAGATGCTTTATGAAAGTGTTCATCAGGACGCTGATTATCAACGTTGACTACTTGCTGTGCTAAAACAGTGGGTGTAATGCTGACTCCATAACATGTCAGTGTTATAAAAAAAGTTAAAAAATGTTGTTTCTTATTCATAAGTTTATTGGTTAGTTTGAAGTTGTATGATAACAATAAAGTCGATAGCAAACTTGCCCTGTGATTTTTTCTTTTAGTATCTGCCAATGTGTTGGTACTGTAATGGGTTGGTTTTTCTCTGTTTCCACATAAATCAACGCATTAGGTTTCAGCCAATGATGTTTCTCTAGTAAGTCAATAGTTTGTTGTGCTAACCCCAAATGAAAAGGTGGATCCACAAAAACTATATCAAAGTGCGGTGTGTTTTGTATAGATTTTAAAAATTGTAAACTATTTTGGTTGATCACTTTTGCTTGCTCGAGAGAGCATTTTAACGTTTGTATGTTTTTCTGTAGTTGTATTGCTACTTTTTTATCGAGTTCTACGAAAGTGACCTGTTTGGCCTGGCGAGATAGTGCCTCAAAACCAAGTGAACCACTACCCGCAAAGCAATCAAGGCAATGAGCATCAACAATATAAGGCATAAGCCAATTGAATAAAGTTTCCTTGACACGATCACCCGTAGGGCGCAAGCCATTTAGACTTAATACAGGGAGTCTTCGTCCACGCCACAAGCCCGCAATAATACGTACATATCCTTGTTGTTGACTCTGCTTAAATGTGTTTTTTTGCATTTTATTAATAATAGGGGATGCTTATAATATTTTTATGTTGTTTCGGGATATTATACATATTTCTCAAGAAAGAAATATCCTCTAGTGAATAGGGGGAGGTTAATGTGCGATAATATATGCGATATTTTATAAAAACTTATATTTATTAAATAGTTATTTCTATTTGCGTAGTAATTTTTATGCATTAATAGATTAGCATTTAACGTGTATTAATGTTTCAGATGAGAATATTAAGTGGTTATATCGGAGTTAAAAAAGAAAAGAGAGACTATATCTCTCTTTTCTAGAACTGGATTACTTCTCTTTTTCAGCAAAAAGTAAAGCTGAAAAGCCTACTTCTTTATTTGCTCCAGGGTGTGATTTTCCTGTTCCAATAATATATTTGTAATCATTAGCACCTTTCTTAGAGTTAATAAACTTAACTTCCATAGAGGCTTTCTGTTTCTCAGAAATAAGGGTACCTGAGTTACTAATATTTGCAGTAGCCTCTATTGTTAATTGATTATCTTTTCCTGTTATATTAAAGATAGCAGCATTCTTGTTAGTGGGATCGTACACTTCTCCATGTACATTACCATCTTTATAATAGATTTCTACATTTCCTTCTTTTCTTATTCTGTTTTGTGCCGTATCAGCTAAAGTGTATGGTGTATAAATAAACCCACCATCTTGCTTATATGTTGCTGTATAGTTATTCGGTAATGTTGCTACATAATCATTGTTGACCGCATAGACAAGCTCATAATGACTACCATCTTTATTTGGATTAGCACGTTGACGATATCCATAGTACATGTCAGCATTAAGAGCTTCTAATAATGTAAATTGGTATCCCTCACCATTATTAACACCATTCTTTAAAGCAATACTATTTGCTTCTTCTGTTGTAATATCTGTCCCTGAATGATAGGGATCTTCTGTCGTTTTTAATGTATATACTTTAACAGAGTTTTTGTTTCCTTCTTCATTACAAGCATTATTACTCGATGCAGTACAGCCTGTGTACCAATTAAGATTTGCCTCTTGATCTGACTTTGGTGGTTCTATGTCTTTAGGCGGCTGAGGTGGATCATTTAATTTTGGCCCATTATCATTTGGATTGTTTGGCGCAGGTGGCTCTGGTTGAATCGGTTGTGGTGGCTGCTTAGTATCATTACTACTAGAGCTTCCACCTCCACCGCCACATGCGACTAAGAGTGCTGAAAGACTAATAAGGCTTAACTTCAAAATAGCTTTTTTCATTTTAATTCCTTTTTTAAATATAAACATAATTTTATAGCGTCCTACTTTATTAAAGACCGTATATATTTTACGCTTTTTTATCCAAATTTGCGGAAGTTTTTCATTACTTATCTATTCAATGGTAAACTATCAGATGATTTTAGTTATTTATAATGAGAATTTACACACATTTTTTGAGCGGGAATAATATCAATGGAAAATAAAAAGAACGGCTTCTGGTCTTGGTTGGGCTTAGGTAAGAAAAAAGAACAACAAGAGGTAAAGTTGACAGAAGAATCTTCAGCACAAGAACTGGTCAAACCAGCTGAGGTGGATATAAATAAATCAGTATCAGCATCAACAGAGACAGAGCAATTAGAAAACAATATAGCTTCTATCGACGAGGTTTCTTCTTTAGAAAAAGAGCATATTACAATAGAAAAGCGAGATTTAGTTGAAGATAGTATAGAGACAGTAACTCAAAATATAGTGCAGCCTGTCGTTAGTGATGAGGATATAGCTTCGTTTGAGCAGACGCCTATATTCGATTCGGCTTCTGAATTAGTCGAACAAGAAGTGGTGGAGCAAGTTACGACGCATGACAATGATTTACATGTTGAAATAGTAGAAGAAAGAGCTGTTCAAACTGAGTCTACTGTTACTGAACAGGAAAAACCGAGCGAGGGTGGTTTTTTTAGTCGTTTAGTAAAAGGATTATTAAAAACAAAACAAAATATTGGTGTGGGTTTTCGTAGTCTGTTTTTAGGTAAAAAAATTGATGATGAATTATTTGAAGAGTTAGAGGAACAACTCTTAGTCGCAGATTTAGGCGTACCGACCACCACAAAAATTATTCATAACTTAACGCAACATGCTAGCCGCAAGCAATTACAGGATGCGGAGTTATTGTATCAACAGTTAAAAGTAGAAATGGCAGAAATTTTAAAGCCCGTTACACAGCCATTAATCATTGATCAAAGTAAAAAGCCTTATGTGATCTTAATGGTGGGTGTTAATGGCGTAGGTAAAACAACAACGATTGGTAAGTTAGCGCGTAAATTTCAACAAGAAAGTAAATCGGTTATGTTAGCTGCGGGTGATACATTCCGTGCAGCAGCGGTAGAGCAGTTGCAAGTATGGGGTGAACGTAATCATATTCCTGTTGTTGCACAAAGTACAGGCTCAGATTCTGCATCAGTAATTTTTGATGCTATGCAGTCAGCAGCGGCACGTAATATAGATGTGTTGATTGCAGATACTGCAGGGCGTTTGCAAAATAAAAACAATTTGATGGATGAGTTGAAAAAAATTGTTCGTGTGATGAAAAAATATGATGAAACTGCACCACATGAAATTATGTTAATGCTGGATGCGGGCACTGGGCAAAATGCAATTAGCCAAGCAAAATTATTTCATGAAGCAGTGGGGCTAACTGGTATTAGTTTAACGAAATTAGATGGCACAGCAAAAGGTGGAGTCATCTTTGCTATTGCAGATCAATTTAATTTACCAATTCGTTATATTGGTGTAGGTGAAAAAATCGAAGACTTGCGTGAATTTAATGCAGATGAGTTTATTGAGGCGTTATTTGTGCATGAAGATTAATGTGTTAAATAAAGCAAATCAGTTTTACAAGTACGAATCTTTATGTGAATGACACCTAAGAAGTAGATAAAAAAATGATTAGATTTTCGAATGTGAGTAAAGCGTATTTAGGTGGTAAACCTGCTTTACAAAATATCAGTTTTCATTTACCTGTAGGCAGTATGCATTATGTTATTGGGCATTCTGGTGCGGGTAAAAGTACATTACTGAAATTAATTATGGGTATGGAACGCGCTAACGGTGGACAAATTTGGTTTAATGGGCATGATATTACTCGCTTATCCACCTATGAAATCCCTTTTTTACGCCGTCAAATTGGCATGGTACATCAAGATTATCGTTTATTAACGGATCGTTCAATTGTTGATAATGTAGCTTTACCCTTAATTATTGCAGGTATGCATCCAAAAGAAGCTGAAACCCGTGCACTTGCTTCATTAGATCGCGTCGGGTTGCGTGATCGAGGCAGCCATTTGCCTATACATTTGTCTGGGGGAGAGCAACAACGTGTTGACATTGCTCGAGCTATTGTGCATAAACCACAATTATTATTAGCAGATGAACCAACAGGTAATCTTGATAATAGCTTATCTTTTGAAATTTTTAGTTTGTTTGAAGAGTTAAATCAACTGGGCATGACAGTCTTAATTGCGACCCATGATTTGAATATTATCCAACAAAAACCAAAACCTTGCCTTGTTCTTGAGCAAGGTTATTTACGTTGAGGAAAATCATAATGGGATCTCGTCGTGTTCAAGCGCCATTTTGGGTGCAAATACATTATGTGTTACGTGCAGTATGGGCAGATTTACTTAAACGCCGTTTCGGTACATTATTGACTATTTTAGTCATCAGTGTCTCCTTAACTATTCCTACCGTCAGTTACTTGTTGTGGAAAAATATCCATCAAGCAACAACACAGTTTTATCCTGAAAGTGAATTAACAGTTTACTTGCATAAGACGTTGAGTGAAGAAGATGCTAATTTGGTGGTAGAAAAAATTCGTCAGCAAACAGGTGTTGAATCATTAAATTATATTTCTCGTCAAGAAAGCTTAAATGCATTTCGTGATTGGTCTGGCTTTAATAATGAATTGGATATATTAGATGATAACCCTTTGCCTGCTGTAGTGGTGGTTAGAGCATCACCAGAATATAATCAGTCACAGAAGCGTAATGAGTTACGACAAAACTTAGACAAAATCAAAGGGGTACAGGAAGTACGTTTAGATAATGACTGGTTAGAAAAATTGACAGCCTTAACTTGGCTAGTGGCACATGTTGCTATTTTTTGTGCAGTGTTAATGACATTAGCTGTATTTTTAGTTATTGGTAATAGTATTCGTTCGGACGTTTATAGTAGTCAGGCAAATATTGAAGTAATGAAATTATTGGGAGCGACTGATCAATTTATTCTGCGTCCCTTTTTGTATGCAGGGATGATTTATGCTGTATTAGGTGGTTTGTTTGCTTGTCTATTTAGTAGTCTAGCAATTGGCTATTTTACTCAAGCCGTAAAATATGTTACTGATATTTTTGCCGTGCAGTTTGAGCTAAATAGTGTCAATTTTGCAGAGTTTTTATTTTTAATAATTGTGTGTACATTGGTTGGATATGTCGGCGCATGGATTGCGGCAACTCGCCATATTAAAATGTTAGAACAAAAAAATTAGAAAACAGACCGCACTTAACTTCTTCTTTCCATAAAAAATAAAAGCGATTGCTCTTCTAGGCAATCGCTTTTTTTTCTATAATTTCTATAAGAAGAGTACTATTCTGTTATTCCTACTGTATGGAAGTTGCGTGAGAAGTACACTAATGCTTGTCCTTCATCAGAAACTTGAATTTCTTCGAGTTCAACTAAGAACATAGAGTGTGTACCAATTTCTCGAATATCCACGATTGTCCCTGTCAAATTTGCTAATGCATTTTTTAAACATGGAACTGATGCAGAATCTTCTTGTGGTTGCCACACATTCCATTCAAAACGCTCATCCATACAACTGCCTTTAAATCCTGCAAAATGTTGGGCTAATTCGATTTGTTCCGCATTTAACACATTAACACAAAGACGTTTATTCGCTTGAAAAACAGGATTCATTTCACTGTTTTTGTTAATACAGACCATCACAGTAGGCGGTGTATCAGTAACTGAACATACCGCGGTTGCAGTGATCCCACATTTCCCAGCAGGGCCGTTAGTTGTGATAATATTCACACCAGCGGCTAATTTCGCCATGGAATTACGGAAGTTTTGTTGAATTGGCGTAAGCATAATGATTTTCCTTAATATGATCTGCTTAGTTATTTGGAAAAACGGTTTAAGTTATCCAAAATATTAATATCAGCTGAGTTATGGAGATGTGGTACTTTCCAGCCATTTTCATCATAATCAGCCAAACATTTATCGACAAGATCGAAACAACGTTGTAATGTACCATTACCTGTTGATTGTCCTAGTACTTGTAAACGGACTTCTTCTTGACTTCCAGCATAATTGATTTCGTAGAGCTCATGGCGACCACCAAATTCAGTGCCAATTGCATCCCAAAGTAGTTTTAAAATTTTAATTCGATCACGGTATTCAATATTGTTTGAGCCTCGTACATATTTTTCTAAATACTGATCAATTTCTGGGTTATTGAAATCACGGATATGCGAAGGTAAATAAATTAACCCACTTGTTACAGTTTGTTCAATAATTTTTTTCACTGTATGGTAGGCCATTGGCGCCATTACTCGATAAGTTTGAATTGCTTGGGCACTTGGCATTTGACAACCATTTTTCCATTGATAGGATGACCCTGCCATTGCATCGGTTAATGTCCAGAACAAGTTACGGTACATCATGACCTCACCCATCTGTGCTGCAACACCACGGAATTCAATGACACCTGTACATTGTAAGGCTTTATGTAATAGACCCGTGATGAAATCTAATTTTACTGCAAGACGAGTACAAGCTTGCATTGGGAATAAGGTAGCAAAACCTGCATATTGTGCCCAAGTCCGACAACGGTCTAGATCACGATAGATTAAAATATTTTCCCAAGGGATAAACACTTTATCTAATACAAGAATTGCGTCATTTTCATCAAAGCGTGTTGATAATGGGAAATCAAATGGTGAACCAGTTGCACCTGCCGCTAATTCATAAGAGTGGCGACAAATCAGTTTTACGCCTTCAGCATCCATTGGCGCAATGAACATAAGAGCGAAGTCATCGTTATCACCAATGATTTGCGCTGAACCAAAACCAATGAAGTTATAGTGCGTTAATGCAGAGTTGGTCGCAACCACTTTCGCACCACTTACCACAATTCCGTCTTCACGTTCTTCTTCAATTTTGACATAAATATCTTTTACTTGATCAATAGGCTTATTACGATCAATTGGTGGATTCACGATGGCGTGGTTAAAATATAGGCAAGATTCTTGGATACGTTTATACCAATTGCGTGCGTTGTCGGCAAATTTACCATAGAACTCAGGGTTTGCTCCCAACGCGCTACCAAAGGCTGCTTTATAATCAGGAGTACGTCCCATCCAGCCATAGCTAAAACGCGACCAAGCTGCGATCGCATCTCTTTGTTCTTTTAATTCTTCTGCATTACGTGCATAACGGAAGAACTTGTGTGTATAGCCGCCATTGCCTGTATCAGTTTCCCAACATAATTCATCTTTTGTCGCTGGATCATGCAAGGCATCATAGAGTTTTGCCACAGAGGCGGCGGCATTACGAAAGGCAGGATGGGTTGTCACATCTTCTACCAATTCACCGTAGATGTAGACTTTACGTCCATCTCTTAAACTCGCTAAATACTCTTCGCCAGTAAATGGGCGGTTTTTTTCTTTTCTAAAATCATCAGGTAATTTGTGAGATTTTTTTTCGACTTGAGTCATGGTTTACTCCTTTTGAACAAATGAGATTAGGAATAGCATCTAGGATAAAACAGGTTTAGATGTTGCGAATTTGTTAAATTTATAGTGGATTTGTTACAAAGATAAAATGCAATTTTCTTGGCAAAAAATGTACTTTTCCGTATTTCTGAAAGAAAAATGACTAAAATGTGATCTCTATCGCTCTTTTGAAGATGAGGGCTATACAGCGAATAAACCATCGTTTACAGTCAGGCTATTCATTTACATAATGATAAAGTCAAGGAGTACATGATGGTAAATCAGGTGGTGGAAACCCAAAACATTAATATTGAGAAGACATATGGTGGTCAGGAAGACAGCAATATCATTCATTATGAAACCTTTGATAATTTAGCCCTATTTTATGGTCGTAAATCATTAGTACATTTTCATGACCGTTTTTACCAAGTCCATTATTTGACAGAGGGCAGTATTGTCCTGCAATTGGATGCCCATGAGTATAAGTTACATGCACCTTGCTTTTTTATTACACCGCCCTCTATTCCTCATGGTTTTTACACTGAGTTAGATACCCATGGACATGTTCTGACTATTCCACAAGAGTTTGTTTGGCAATTACTTGAGTCGTTAAAACGAGATAGTAATTACTTTTATCCTATGTGCATTGAATTAGCGCAAGAGGGCGAACAGCAACAGCAAATTTTTAAGTTTGAGTATTTGTTTAATTTGCTTGCGTCAGAGTACCGAAATAATACAGAGGAAAAACAGACCGCACTACGTTTGTGTGCAAAATTAATTTTATTAGAAATTTACCGTTTATCGAAAAGTGATGAGAAAAAATACAGTCCAAGAAACAATGAATTGTATCTGTTTAATCAGTTTAATTTTTTAATTGAGGAAAATTTTCGGAATAATTGGCGTATTAATGACTATTTGGATAAGTTGTGTATTAGCGAAAGTAAACTCAATGCGATCTGTCAGCATTTTTCAGCAACCTCTCCGAAAAGATTAATCATTGAGCGCCAGATTCAAGAGGCGAAGAGAAAGTTGTTATTTACACAACATTCTATTTACCAAATTGCTTATGATTTAGGCTTCAAAGATCCTGCTTATTTCTCGCGGTTCTTTCAAAAGGAGACAAATATGTCACCAAAAGCATTTCGCGATCAAGATCACATATCTTCTAATCCGTCTT
This window contains:
- a CDS encoding hypothetical protein (COG2990 Uncharacterized protein conserved in bacteria), with product MANQFYQWPNPHALYPDRGKKSYRLKRFRFQLRSLLHFAYIKRFEQFINANPTLVNLLNKKANFSYPLAHRFLDKRFNTQQRFASICDNLHFIPEKLTALHLPQLWQQPICFGEVIEDFELYLNINEYQAMEGFWALELRYKPTQELIYLLTFGKVEQALLIAVIQGPNFDGSKDIVKQLTKKCHGLRPAYLMVEAMKALTHTFGYQKLLGIPHKYQNKSRLVQSKRYVVDYDAIFAESSGVLKDYWELPVQFNIKEMDSIPSNKRSMYRKRYAMLEHLQDSMNRILRKE
- a CDS encoding TrmH family RNA methyltransferase (COG0219 Predicted rRNA methylase (SpoU class)) yields the protein MLDIVLYEPEIPQNTGNIIRLCANTGFRLHLIEPLGFTWDDKKLRRSGLDYHEFAEIKRHKTFDVFLQIEQPKRLFALTTKGTPAHSQVQFEVGDYLMFGPESRGIPMHILNNLPAQQKIRIPMTANSRSMNLSNSVAVAVYEAWRQLGYQGAVNISS
- a CDS encoding putative methyltransferase (COG0742 N6-adenine-specific methylase) is translated as MQKNTFKQSQQQGYVRIIAGLWRGRRLPVLSLNGLRPTGDRVKETLFNWLMPYIVDAHCLDCFAGSGSLGFEALSRQAKQVTFVELDKKVAIQLQKNIQTLKCSLEQAKVINQNSLQFLKSIQNTPHFDIVFVDPPFHLGLAQQTIDLLEKHHWLKPNALIYVETEKNQPITVPTHWQILKEKITGQVCYRLYCYHTTSN
- a CDS encoding Signal Recognition Particle (SRP) receptor: membrane binding protein/conserved protein (COG0552 Signal recognition particle GTPase) codes for the protein MENKKNGFWSWLGLGKKKEQQEVKLTEESSAQELVKPAEVDINKSVSASTETEQLENNIASIDEVSSLEKEHITIEKRDLVEDSIETVTQNIVQPVVSDEDIASFEQTPIFDSASELVEQEVVEQVTTHDNDLHVEIVEERAVQTESTVTEQEKPSEGGFFSRLVKGLLKTKQNIGVGFRSLFLGKKIDDELFEELEEQLLVADLGVPTTTKIIHNLTQHASRKQLQDAELLYQQLKVEMAEILKPVTQPLIIDQSKKPYVILMVGVNGVGKTTTIGKLARKFQQESKSVMLAAGDTFRAAAVEQLQVWGERNHIPVVAQSTGSDSASVIFDAMQSAAARNIDVLIADTAGRLQNKNNLMDELKKIVRVMKKYDETAPHEIMLMLDAGTGQNAISQAKLFHEAVGLTGISLTKLDGTAKGGVIFAIADQFNLPIRYIGVGEKIEDLREFNADEFIEALFVHED
- a CDS encoding cell division ATP-binding protein FtsE (COG2884 Predicted ATPase involved in cell division), whose amino-acid sequence is MIRFSNVSKAYLGGKPALQNISFHLPVGSMHYVIGHSGAGKSTLLKLIMGMERANGGQIWFNGHDITRLSTYEIPFLRRQIGMVHQDYRLLTDRSIVDNVALPLIIAGMHPKEAETRALASLDRVGLRDRGSHLPIHLSGGEQQRVDIARAIVHKPQLLLADEPTGNLDNSLSFEIFSLFEELNQLGMTVLIATHDLNIIQQKPKPCLVLEQGYLR
- the ftsX gene encoding cell division ABC transporter subunit FtsX (COG2177 Cell division protein) — encoded protein: MGSRRVQAPFWVQIHYVLRAVWADLLKRRFGTLLTILVISVSLTIPTVSYLLWKNIHQATTQFYPESELTVYLHKTLSEEDANLVVEKIRQQTGVESLNYISRQESLNAFRDWSGFNNELDILDDNPLPAVVVVRASPEYNQSQKRNELRQNLDKIKGVQEVRLDNDWLEKLTALTWLVAHVAIFCAVLMTLAVFLVIGNSIRSDVYSSQANIEVMKLLGATDQFILRPFLYAGMIYAVLGGLFACLFSSLAIGYFTQAVKYVTDIFAVQFELNSVNFAEFLFLIIVCTLVGYVGAWIAATRHIKMLEQKN
- a CDS encoding hypothetical protein (COG1853 Conserved protein/domain typically associated with flavoprotein oxygenases, DIM6/NTAB family); translation: MLTPIQQNFRNSMAKLAAGVNIITTNGPAGKCGITATAVCSVTDTPPTVMVCINKNSEMNPVFQANKRLCVNVLNAEQIELAQHFAGFKGSCMDERFEWNVWQPQEDSASVPCLKNALANLTGTIVDIREIGTHSMFLVELEEIQVSDEGQALVYFSRNFHTVGITE
- a CDS encoding hypothetical protein (COG2368 Aromatic ring hydroxylase), coding for MTQVEKKSHKLPDDFRKEKNRPFTGEEYLASLRDGRKVYIYGELVEDVTTHPAFRNAAASVAKLYDALHDPATKDELCWETDTGNGGYTHKFFRYARNAEELKEQRDAIAAWSRFSYGWMGRTPDYKAAFGSALGANPEFYGKFADNARNWYKRIQESCLYFNHAIVNPPIDRNKPIDQVKDIYVKIEEEREDGIVVSGAKVVATNSALTHYNFIGFGSAQIIGDNDDFALMFIAPMDAEGVKLICRHSYELAAGATGSPFDFPLSTRFDENDAILVLDKVFIPWENILIYRDLDRCRTWAQYAGFATLFPMQACTRLAVKLDFITGLLHKALQCTGVIEFRGVAAQMGEVMMYRNLFWTLTDAMAGSSYQWKNGCQMPSAQAIQTYRVMAPMAYHTVKKIIEQTVTSGLIYLPSHIRDFNNPEIDQYLEKYVRGSNNIEYRDRIKILKLLWDAIGTEFGGRHELYEINYAGSQEEVRLQVLGQSTGNGTLQRCFDLVDKCLADYDENGWKVPHLHNSADINILDNLNRFSK
- a CDS encoding protein HpaA (COG2207 AraC-type DNA-binding domain-containing proteins), yielding MVNQVVETQNINIEKTYGGQEDSNIIHYETFDNLALFYGRKSLVHFHDRFYQVHYLTEGSIVLQLDAHEYKLHAPCFFITPPSIPHGFYTELDTHGHVLTIPQEFVWQLLESLKRDSNYFYPMCIELAQEGEQQQQIFKFEYLFNLLASEYRNNTEEKQTALRLCAKLILLEIYRLSKSDEKKYSPRNNELYLFNQFNFLIEENFRNNWRINDYLDKLCISESKLNAICQHFSATSPKRLIIERQIQEAKRKLLFTQHSIYQIAYDLGFKDPAYFSRFFQKETNMSPKAFRDQDHISSNPS